One genomic window of Staphylococcus hsinchuensis includes the following:
- a CDS encoding cation:dicarboxylate symporter family transporter: MTKIKNISLPMQVIIALVLGVIVGLLLYGHDELANYIKPFGDVFLNLIKMIVIPVVFCSLALSISNVGESKTVGRYGLKTIVYFEIITTIAIGLGIIFANLFKPGAGLDPDKLPKGDISTYQSSAKAAEESTYGNHFIDTIVNIVPTNFFEALTKGELLPIIFFAVFFGIALSAVGEKGEPVKAVLSGTLDAVFWMINKILKLAPIGVFAFICTTIMTFGASALLPLLKLLLVVIGSMVFFVIVVLGIVAWICGVNIFSIMKILKNELVLAFSTSSSESVLPVIMKKMEQFGAPKDITSFVVPIGYTFNLDGSALYQSIAALFVAQMYGIDMSIGQQIVLMVTLMVASKGMAGVPGVSIVVLITTLTSMGLPAEGLALIIGIDRLLDMVRTCVNVMGNALSTVVIAKWEKVYDKEKGKAYLKSI, encoded by the coding sequence ATGACAAAAATTAAGAACATTAGCTTGCCGATGCAAGTAATTATTGCATTGGTCCTTGGTGTGATTGTAGGGTTACTCCTTTATGGTCACGATGAACTTGCCAACTATATTAAACCGTTTGGCGATGTATTCTTAAATTTAATCAAAATGATTGTGATACCAGTTGTGTTCTGTTCATTAGCTTTATCTATTTCAAACGTAGGTGAGTCAAAAACAGTAGGTCGATATGGACTGAAAACAATTGTGTATTTTGAAATTATAACAACTATAGCAATCGGATTAGGTATTATATTCGCAAATTTATTTAAACCTGGAGCAGGATTAGATCCTGATAAATTGCCTAAAGGTGATATATCAACATATCAATCTTCAGCGAAAGCAGCAGAGGAATCTACATATGGTAATCATTTTATTGATACTATTGTAAATATTGTACCAACCAACTTTTTTGAAGCATTAACTAAAGGTGAGTTATTGCCTATTATATTCTTTGCAGTATTCTTTGGTATCGCCTTATCGGCTGTAGGCGAAAAAGGCGAACCAGTTAAAGCTGTCTTAAGTGGTACGTTAGATGCAGTATTTTGGATGATTAATAAAATCCTAAAATTAGCACCAATTGGTGTGTTCGCATTTATTTGTACAACTATTATGACATTCGGGGCTTCTGCTTTATTACCACTATTAAAATTATTGTTAGTGGTTATTGGTTCAATGGTATTTTTCGTAATTGTTGTACTCGGTATTGTGGCGTGGATTTGTGGCGTAAACATATTCTCAATTATGAAGATTTTGAAAAACGAATTAGTTTTAGCATTTTCAACTTCAAGTTCAGAGTCAGTGTTACCGGTTATAATGAAGAAAATGGAACAATTTGGTGCACCAAAAGATATTACTTCATTTGTAGTGCCAATAGGATATACGTTTAACTTAGATGGGTCAGCATTATATCAATCAATCGCAGCGTTATTTGTTGCACAAATGTATGGTATAGATATGTCGATTGGTCAACAAATCGTATTGATGGTGACATTAATGGTGGCATCTAAAGGTATGGCCGGCGTTCCTGGTGTATCTATCGTAGTATTAATTACAACATTAACTTCAATGGGATTACCTGCAGAAGGTCTTGCACTTATTATCGGTATTGACCGATTATTAGATATGGTAAGAACTTGTGTCAATGTTATGGGTAACGCCCTTTCAACTGTTGTTATTGCTAAATGGGAAAAGGTTTATGATAAAGAAAAAGGTAAAGCATACTTGAAATCAATTTAA
- a CDS encoding DUF3139 domain-containing protein, producing MKTFLKVFGLLVISLILAIAFFLGLRTYQGHKNLELVDHYLKEEHLTDKVKSEKTLYSAKKGLYYKQIKFKDDKGVVYDVQPVSTYKGIVVQGFDSETKKEVRDAKHNKFDEKYKMK from the coding sequence ATGAAGACATTTTTAAAAGTATTTGGATTGCTTGTCATTTCGTTAATTTTAGCAATTGCTTTTTTCTTAGGTCTTAGAACATACCAAGGACATAAAAACCTTGAGCTTGTAGATCATTATTTAAAGGAAGAACATCTAACTGATAAAGTTAAATCAGAGAAAACGTTATATAGTGCGAAAAAAGGATTGTATTATAAACAAATTAAATTTAAAGATGACAAAGGTGTCGTGTATGATGTACAGCCAGTTAGTACTTATAAAGGTATAGTCGTTCAAGGCTTTGATTCAGAAACTAAGAAAGAAGTACGTGATGCCAAACATAATAAGTTTGATGAGAAATACAAAATGAAATAA
- a CDS encoding MarR family winged helix-turn-helix transcriptional regulator, with the protein MEKKDSYLERQLCFLFYVSSKEVIKKYTSYLKEYDLTYTGYIVLLAIESDEKINIKTLGKRVFLDSGTLTPLLKKLEKKGYVTRTRELEDERSLKISLTEKGVSIKDPLLDISKKVFGDLDMNIDEAIELKESLQKFVNNHFTDNI; encoded by the coding sequence ATGGAGAAAAAAGATAGTTATTTAGAGCGACAACTATGTTTTCTATTTTATGTTTCTTCAAAAGAAGTAATAAAGAAGTATACTTCATATTTAAAGGAGTACGATCTAACTTACACGGGATATATAGTGCTACTTGCTATTGAATCAGACGAGAAAATTAATATTAAAACACTAGGTAAACGTGTATTTTTAGATTCTGGTACGTTAACACCATTACTCAAAAAGCTTGAGAAAAAAGGTTATGTGACACGTACAAGAGAGCTCGAAGATGAACGTAGTTTAAAGATTTCATTAACAGAAAAAGGGGTTTCTATAAAAGACCCGTTATTAGATATATCCAAAAAGGTTTTCGGTGATTTAGATATGAACATCGATGAGGCAATTGAACTCAAAGAATCACTACAGAAATTTGTAAACAATCATTTTACTGACAATATTTAA
- a CDS encoding Hsp20/alpha crystallin family protein, which translates to MAFESKPFNNSISDMNPSNLIKDFGRTFFEQFPGNNMIKTDVKETEGAYILQSELPGFNKDDISLQFENNLLTLEAKQTTQTTEQDDNGRIIHQERSFNDMKRQFSFENIDEQAIKASYTNGILEITLPKKPKAEQPVSNIQID; encoded by the coding sequence ATGGCTTTTGAATCTAAACCATTCAACAATTCAATTTCAGACATGAACCCTAGCAACTTAATTAAAGATTTCGGACGTACATTTTTCGAACAATTCCCTGGAAACAACATGATTAAGACTGATGTAAAGGAAACTGAAGGTGCTTATATTTTACAATCAGAACTTCCAGGATTTAACAAAGACGACATTTCATTACAATTCGAAAATAATTTACTAACACTTGAAGCAAAACAAACAACGCAAACAACTGAACAAGATGATAATGGACGTATTATTCATCAAGAACGTAGTTTCAACGATATGAAACGTCAATTTTCTTTTGAAAATATTGATGAACAAGCTATTAAAGCTTCTTATACTAATGGAATTCTTGAAATCACATTACCTAAAAAACCTAAAGCAGAACAACCTGTATCAAATATTCAAATTGACTAA
- a CDS encoding GNAT family N-acetyltransferase, with the protein MSDYNIRIADTSDAEEIQAIMYDAFTPLRDLGIDWPSVNASVSDVKKNIIDNTTFVLEIEGEIISTITVRYPWGGKRRISIYPFVWWFATKPSYDGQGIGSYLLKYVEETFLRDTLKAAAVTLGTSARKHPWLLDIYKKRGYEIYAEHESEDGDLGVIMRKVLIPEKFDESILGPPPF; encoded by the coding sequence ATGTCAGATTACAATATTAGAATTGCTGATACTTCAGATGCTGAAGAAATTCAAGCAATAATGTATGATGCGTTTACACCACTTAGAGATTTAGGGATAGATTGGCCATCAGTAAATGCTTCAGTATCAGATGTTAAGAAGAATATTATTGATAATACTACATTTGTGTTAGAAATCGAGGGGGAAATCATATCGACAATTACAGTGCGTTACCCTTGGGGAGGGAAAAGACGAATTAGTATTTATCCCTTTGTGTGGTGGTTTGCAACGAAACCATCATATGACGGTCAAGGGATAGGAAGTTATTTATTGAAATATGTAGAAGAAACGTTTTTACGAGATACACTTAAAGCAGCAGCTGTCACACTTGGCACATCAGCACGCAAGCATCCATGGTTACTCGATATATATAAGAAACGTGGCTATGAAATTTACGCTGAACATGAAAGTGAAGATGGTGATTTAGGCGTTATTATGAGAAAGGTATTAATTCCAGAGAAGTTCGATGAATCTATTTTAGGACCTCCACCATTTTAA
- a CDS encoding type I toxin-antitoxin system Fst family toxin — translation MEGGEFMNLIFVSIIAPIISGCIVAMFTFWLNNRNR, via the coding sequence ATGGAAGGAGGTGAATTCATGAATCTCATCTTTGTGAGTATTATTGCACCCATCATCTCTGGGTGTATTGTTGCGATGTTCACGTTTTGGCTAAACAATCGTAACAGATAG
- a CDS encoding DUF4870 domain-containing protein: MLHIENRNNNDNVLSALSYFSILFAPVIFPLLVWIISKKQSAQHGKQAFFNQIVLWIMFFIAKGADIFYSEIPDKPFDNPEMMQTGAIIVLVIFGIIALILFIKNIAKGIKLLTKE, translated from the coding sequence ATGTTACACATCGAAAATAGAAATAATAACGATAACGTATTATCAGCACTAAGTTATTTTAGTATATTATTCGCGCCAGTGATTTTTCCATTACTTGTCTGGATTATTTCTAAAAAACAATCGGCACAACATGGAAAGCAAGCTTTCTTTAACCAGATTGTTCTATGGATTATGTTCTTTATTGCAAAGGGAGCTGACATATTCTATTCAGAAATTCCTGATAAACCTTTTGATAATCCAGAAATGATGCAAACTGGTGCCATTATCGTGTTAGTAATATTCGGTATCATCGCACTCATTTTATTTATTAAAAATATTGCTAAAGGCATTAAATTATTAACTAAAGAATAA
- a CDS encoding SRPBCC family protein, which yields MALRVEENKIIFTRKFNTTKENIFKAYTEQDLFEKWFHPEGATLEVFEFNVETGGKAFFAIKAPEATSYTVAQYKRVEAPYLIDYYDYFADEQGNIDQNMDGMHNTIRLIGHEDNSSTVESVAELPDAEAAQKLLDMGVEAGMNSTFDNLEKLVQKEFNK from the coding sequence ATGGCTTTAAGAGTAGAAGAAAATAAAATTATTTTCACTAGAAAGTTTAATACGACAAAAGAGAATATATTTAAAGCTTATACAGAGCAGGATTTATTTGAAAAATGGTTCCATCCAGAAGGGGCAACATTAGAAGTATTCGAATTTAATGTCGAAACAGGTGGAAAAGCATTTTTCGCTATCAAAGCACCTGAGGCAACAAGTTATACAGTTGCACAATATAAACGTGTTGAAGCACCTTATTTAATTGATTACTATGATTATTTTGCTGACGAACAAGGCAATATAGATCAAAATATGGACGGTATGCACAATACGATTCGTCTTATAGGGCATGAAGATAACTCCTCGACAGTTGAATCAGTAGCTGAATTACCAGATGCGGAAGCCGCTCAAAAATTATTAGATATGGGCGTGGAAGCTGGAATGAATAGCACATTTGATAATTTAGAAAAGTTAGTTCAAAAAGAATTTAATAAATAA
- a CDS encoding DNA-binding protein, whose product MTTALPNIGKPAKNALDNLGVTTLEEVAEYERLALLDTHGVGPKAIERLQTALKEIGLNFKHEAITNLPFEFEGDLNCDNAPKRRRMIDFIIGIATIDDALLKKIADDNMVWEIAGYNQETYSLEDFISELNEHKTAITSIEVKHNISHGKMGSVDGKQITKDGTITHFADFFEFESHKKDAKIKKVTSYVIMEEEDD is encoded by the coding sequence ATGACGACAGCATTACCAAATATTGGAAAGCCTGCTAAAAATGCTTTAGATAATTTAGGAGTAACTACATTAGAAGAGGTCGCCGAATATGAACGTTTGGCATTATTAGATACGCATGGGGTAGGGCCTAAAGCAATAGAGAGATTGCAAACTGCATTAAAAGAAATTGGATTAAACTTTAAACACGAAGCCATTACTAACCTACCATTTGAATTCGAAGGAGATTTAAATTGCGATAATGCCCCGAAACGACGTAGGATGATTGATTTTATCATCGGGATTGCAACGATTGATGATGCATTATTGAAAAAGATAGCCGACGACAATATGGTTTGGGAAATAGCTGGCTATAATCAAGAAACATATAGTTTGGAAGATTTCATTAGCGAGCTCAATGAACATAAAACAGCCATCACTTCTATTGAAGTCAAACATAATATCTCTCATGGTAAAATGGGATCAGTGGATGGTAAACAAATAACTAAAGATGGTACCATTACACATTTTGCCGACTTTTTTGAATTTGAAAGTCATAAGAAAGATGCAAAAATTAAAAAAGTGACATCATATGTCATTATGGAAGAAGAGGATGATTAA